In the Chryseobacterium sp. MYb264 genome, one interval contains:
- the fucP gene encoding L-fucose:H+ symporter permease has product MNNAYSESSISSTSKKRNYGLPLILITSLFFFWGFIHNLDPILIKHLRSAFQLNHFQASLVDSAVFAAYFLLAIPAGMIIQKYGYKTGILAGLFFFAAGCFLFVPAANTVSYPFFLAALFVLSCGLAILETAANPYITILGDPEKATQRLNFAQSFNGLAASIAPIIGGIFILGEEPKSQEELATLSEAAKLAYIQAETSLVKGPYIVLGLILLLVMILFLFIKLPEVTESKEKSTKNFLQVLSVKNVGWGVLAQFFYIGAQIYIFSFLLVFAEDAINMAGQEAKYYAGLAGFLFMIGRFAGTFFMRFVSPQKLLRIYSIISVILSIWVIVGSGISTLYALVVLTFFMSIMFPTIFALGIEGAGSETKSASSLLIMSIVGGAIIPPIASKITDISGNIHFSYIVPLICFIVVFLFSLRFRNKKLST; this is encoded by the coding sequence ATGAATAATGCGTATTCCGAAAGTTCGATTTCTTCTACATCAAAAAAGAGAAATTACGGACTTCCTCTGATTCTTATCACGAGTTTGTTTTTCTTTTGGGGATTTATCCATAATCTGGATCCCATTTTGATTAAACATTTAAGAAGTGCTTTTCAGCTGAATCATTTTCAGGCCTCACTGGTGGATTCCGCGGTTTTTGCAGCCTATTTTTTATTGGCCATCCCGGCAGGAATGATTATTCAGAAATACGGATATAAAACTGGAATTCTGGCGGGTTTATTTTTTTTCGCGGCGGGCTGTTTCCTCTTTGTACCGGCTGCGAATACGGTTAGCTATCCCTTTTTTCTTGCGGCTCTTTTTGTTTTGTCATGTGGTCTTGCCATTTTGGAAACCGCAGCAAATCCTTATATCACGATTTTAGGTGATCCGGAAAAAGCAACGCAACGATTAAATTTCGCACAGTCTTTCAACGGGTTAGCGGCTTCCATTGCTCCAATCATTGGTGGAATTTTCATTTTAGGAGAAGAACCGAAATCTCAGGAAGAACTTGCGACTTTAAGTGAAGCCGCAAAATTAGCTTACATTCAAGCCGAAACCTCTTTGGTAAAAGGACCTTATATCGTTTTAGGATTGATTTTGCTTTTGGTTATGATCTTATTTTTATTTATAAAATTACCTGAAGTAACTGAAAGCAAAGAAAAATCAACCAAAAATTTTCTACAGGTTTTAAGCGTGAAAAATGTGGGTTGGGGCGTATTAGCACAGTTCTTTTACATCGGAGCACAAATTTACATTTTCAGTTTTCTATTGGTTTTTGCAGAAGATGCAATTAATATGGCTGGACAAGAAGCAAAATATTACGCAGGTTTAGCTGGATTTTTATTTATGATCGGACGATTCGCAGGAACTTTTTTCATGAGATTTGTTTCTCCACAAAAACTGTTGAGAATCTACAGTATTATCAGTGTCATTCTTAGTATTTGGGTGATCGTCGGATCTGGGATTTCAACGTTATATGCACTTGTTGTCCTAACATTTTTCATGTCCATCATGTTTCCGACGATTTTCGCTTTGGGAATTGAAGGAGCCGGTTCCGAAACAAAATCGGCTTCAAGCTTATTGATTATGTCAATTGTAGGAGGTGCAATAATTCCACCGATTGCTAGTAAAATCACAGATATTTCAGGAAATATCCATTTTTCATACATTGTTCCTTTAATATGTTTCATCGTTGTATTTTTATTTTCATTAAGATTTAGAAATAAAAAACTCTCGACGTAA